One part of the Spiroplasma turonicum genome encodes these proteins:
- a CDS encoding CTP synthase, which translates to MSKHIFITGGVVSGLGKGITGSSLGVLLKNSGLKIFMQKFDPYLNIDPGTMNPIEHGEVFVTNDGGETDLDLGHYERFIDVNLTKSSSYSAGRIYADALDIERQGGYKGKTVQVIPHITNLIKSKIYEVEKNNDYDVIISEIGGTVGDIESQPFLEAIRQIRMEKSKENVLFIHIALLPYLKVSNEFKTKPIQHSVKEMLSLGLQPDIIVARSEFSFEDKLKDKISSFCNVPKENVIECSDSDSIYKVPLIVQKSNMHKIVAKQLNLSLKDTDMSQWNSFVDNINASTEEVEITIVGKYVELSDAYLSVIESLKIAGYDLKHKIKLKWVNSRRISESNYEEILKDSKGILVPGGFGEEGIEGKICAAKYARVNNIPYLGICLGMQVACVEFARNVLNLKDASSTEINPNTNNPIIDILEGKNTKDIGGTLRLGAYKTTLLDNTLAKELYNSNEVIERHRHRYEFNNKYKEKFESNGMVFSGIYVEKNLVEIIEIPKNKFFIACQYHPEFTSRPNKPNPLFKGFIKSIIKNVQ; encoded by the coding sequence ATGAGTAAGCACATTTTTATAACTGGGGGTGTAGTTTCAGGTTTAGGTAAAGGTATAACAGGAAGCTCATTAGGTGTTTTATTAAAAAATAGCGGTTTAAAGATATTTATGCAAAAGTTTGACCCATACCTTAATATAGATCCTGGAACAATGAATCCAATTGAACATGGTGAAGTTTTTGTAACTAATGATGGAGGAGAAACAGATCTTGATTTAGGACATTATGAAAGATTTATAGATGTAAATTTAACAAAAAGCTCTTCATATTCAGCTGGTAGAATATATGCCGATGCTTTGGATATTGAAAGACAAGGTGGTTATAAAGGCAAAACAGTTCAAGTAATCCCCCATATTACTAATTTAATAAAAAGTAAAATTTATGAAGTTGAAAAAAATAATGACTATGATGTAATAATAAGTGAAATCGGAGGAACTGTTGGTGATATTGAGTCACAACCCTTTCTTGAAGCAATCAGACAAATAAGAATGGAAAAGTCTAAGGAAAATGTTTTATTTATACATATTGCATTATTACCTTATTTGAAAGTATCTAATGAGTTTAAAACAAAACCTATACAACATTCAGTTAAAGAAATGTTAAGTTTAGGGTTACAACCAGACATCATTGTAGCAAGAAGTGAATTTAGTTTTGAAGATAAGCTGAAAGACAAAATTTCTTCTTTTTGTAACGTACCTAAGGAAAATGTAATTGAATGTAGCGATAGTGATTCAATATATAAAGTACCTTTAATAGTTCAAAAATCAAATATGCATAAAATTGTTGCTAAACAACTAAACTTAAGTTTAAAAGATACTGATATGTCTCAATGGAACTCTTTTGTAGATAATATAAATGCTTCAACAGAAGAAGTTGAAATAACTATAGTAGGAAAATATGTTGAGTTAAGTGATGCTTATTTATCAGTTATAGAGTCTTTAAAAATTGCAGGTTATGATTTAAAACATAAAATTAAATTAAAATGAGTTAATTCAAGAAGAATAAGTGAAAGCAATTATGAAGAAATTTTAAAAGATTCTAAAGGTATATTAGTGCCAGGTGGTTTTGGTGAAGAAGGAATAGAGGGTAAAATTTGTGCCGCAAAGTATGCAAGAGTTAACAATATACCATATCTGGGTATTTGTTTAGGAATGCAAGTTGCTTGTGTAGAATTTGCAAGAAATGTCTTGAATTTGAAAGATGCAAGTTCTACTGAAATTAATCCAAATACTAATAACCCTATAATAGATATATTAGAAGGTAAAAATACTAAAGATATTGGTGGCACATTAAGACTAGGAGCTTATAAAACAACCTTATTAGATAATACACTTGCTAAAGAATTATATAATTCTAATGAAGTAATTGAAAGGCACAGACATAGATATGAGTTCAATAATAAATATAAAGAAAAGTTTGAATCAAATGGTATGGTATTTTCTGGTATT
- the gltX gene encoding glutamate--tRNA ligase — translation MNKFRLRYAPSPTGYLHIGNTRTALMNYIFAKHYNGDFIVRIEDTDIERNVEGAIESQFDNMEWLGIIPDESFLKPNKNFGEYMQSKKLQRYIEISNTLIEKGYAYKCFCSKEELEKERQSQLDRNIQAPKYNRNCWNNRDLLKNKTSEFNVRFKVPDNKEFEIDDLIRGIVSFNSKDIGDFVILKSNGIATYNFAVVVDDVDMEITHVLRGEEHISNTPKQLMIYEAMGWTTPKFGHLTLIVDETRKKLSKRSGNEMFFISEYRKKGFLPQAIFNFVSLLGWSPNIEKEVFTKEELISIFDEKRFSKSPSMFDYNKLKWINSQYMKKLNDADYLSFVKEFINKDKFSISDIDVNWLDEVLLLFKKEIEFGIQINDHLGLFWDNNNKKDFEILKSINNWQQSIKKFKENLTLLEDYNVDSIKHMINNIGKELDIKGMNLFMPIRIAATNSEHGPELAKVIFLLGKNKVLKNIDLILNE, via the coding sequence ATGAATAAATTTAGATTAAGATATGCACCATCACCAACAGGATACTTGCATATAGGAAATACTAGAACTGCTTTAATGAATTACATATTTGCAAAACATTATAATGGAGATTTCATTGTTAGAATTGAAGATACAGATATTGAAAGAAATGTTGAAGGTGCTATTGAATCTCAATTTGATAATATGGAATGGCTAGGGATAATCCCAGACGAATCATTCTTAAAACCAAATAAAAATTTTGGGGAGTACATGCAGTCAAAAAAACTTCAAAGGTACATTGAGATTTCTAACACACTTATTGAAAAAGGATATGCTTATAAATGTTTTTGTTCAAAAGAAGAATTAGAAAAAGAACGTCAATCTCAATTAGATAGAAATATACAAGCCCCTAAATATAATAGAAATTGTTGAAATAATAGAGATTTATTAAAAAATAAAACATCTGAATTTAATGTTAGATTTAAAGTACCTGATAACAAAGAGTTTGAAATAGATGATCTTATAAGAGGTATTGTTTCATTTAACTCAAAAGATATTGGTGATTTTGTAATATTAAAATCAAATGGAATTGCAACTTATAACTTTGCTGTTGTTGTAGATGATGTAGATATGGAAATAACACACGTATTAAGGGGTGAAGAACATATTTCCAATACACCTAAACAACTAATGATTTATGAAGCAATGGGGTGAACAACCCCTAAATTTGGGCATTTAACTTTAATAGTAGACGAAACTAGAAAAAAACTTTCTAAAAGAAGCGGTAATGAAATGTTTTTCATTTCTGAATATAGAAAAAAAGGTTTTTTACCACAAGCTATATTTAACTTTGTATCCTTATTAGGTTGAAGTCCTAATATTGAAAAAGAGGTATTTACGAAAGAAGAATTAATCAGCATATTTGATGAGAAGAGATTTTCTAAATCACCAAGCATGTTTGACTATAATAAATTGAAATGAATTAATAGCCAATATATGAAAAAATTAAATGATGCAGATTATCTAAGTTTTGTTAAGGAATTTATAAATAAAGATAAGTTCAGTATAAGTGATATAGATGTAAATTGACTTGATGAGGTTTTATTATTATTTAAAAAAGAAATTGAATTTGGTATTCAAATAAACGATCATCTTGGATTATTTTGAGATAACAATAACAAAAAAGATTTTGAAATTTTGAAAAGTATAAATAATTGACAACAAAGTATTAAAAAATTCAAAGAAAATTTAACTTTATTAGAAGATTATAATGTTGATTCTATAAAACATATGATTAATAATATTGGTAAGGAGCTTGACATTAAAGGTATGAATCTATTTATGCCAATAAGAATTGCTGCTACTAATTCTGAGCATGGACCTGAATTAGCAAAAGTTATTTTTCTTTTAGGTAAAAATAAGGTTTTAAAAAACATTGATTTAATATTGAATGAGTAG
- a CDS encoding HD domain-containing protein has protein sequence MKKFIRDNVHGEISINEDFIIELIESKAFQRLRRIIQLGGGQFVFPSASHTRFSHSIGVYHVICKFLENESVFKSLNSNEIKALKCAGLLHDIGHGPFSHSFEKVINQKHEEFSKRIIHEDYEINNILNKYSINPKEVTDIIEGKHKNLVLSNLVSSQIDADRIDYLLRDSIGAGVNYSKLDLQWIIRHTMVHDNKIVFPEKTVNSIEHFLLGRYHMFLQVYHHKISKAFDFTLEKWFERLKFLFKKGFSFKNTYFIEVLKNILEDKKLSVEDYLRLDDYTVIEFIKQSEEENDFILKDLASRILNRSFVSVSSSIDEEQYNTYKSNFPYDTNYYFGIMKESSFNIYEGDKSDYSKDIFILSKDEIKPITEVSKILVSVDINKKFYIFVKNKVE, from the coding sequence ATGAAAAAATTTATTAGAGATAATGTACATGGTGAAATATCAATTAATGAAGATTTTATAATTGAATTAATTGAATCAAAAGCATTTCAAAGACTACGCCGAATTATCCAATTAGGTGGAGGACAGTTTGTTTTTCCAAGTGCATCTCACACAAGATTCTCTCACTCAATTGGAGTTTATCATGTGATTTGCAAGTTTTTAGAAAATGAATCAGTTTTTAAATCTTTGAATAGTAATGAAATTAAAGCTTTAAAATGCGCAGGACTTTTACATGATATTGGTCATGGGCCATTTTCTCATAGCTTTGAAAAAGTTATAAATCAGAAACATGAAGAGTTTTCAAAAAGAATTATTCATGAGGATTATGAAATAAATAACATCTTAAATAAATATTCAATTAACCCAAAAGAAGTTACAGATATAATAGAAGGAAAACATAAAAATTTAGTCTTAAGCAATTTAGTTTCAAGTCAAATTGATGCAGATAGAATTGATTATTTATTAAGAGACTCCATAGGAGCAGGTGTTAATTATTCAAAATTAGATTTACAGTGAATTATAAGGCATACTATGGTACACGATAATAAAATTGTTTTCCCAGAAAAAACTGTTAATTCAATTGAACATTTTTTACTTGGTAGGTATCATATGTTTTTACAAGTATACCACCATAAAATTTCTAAAGCATTCGATTTCACATTAGAAAAATGATTTGAGAGATTGAAATTTTTGTTTAAAAAAGGTTTTAGTTTTAAAAATACATACTTTATAGAAGTTTTAAAAAATATCTTAGAAGATAAAAAATTATCTGTAGAAGATTATTTAAGACTTGATGACTATACAGTTATTGAGTTTATAAAACAAAGCGAAGAGGAAAATGATTTTATCCTTAAAGATTTAGCATCAAGAATTTTAAATAGATCATTTGTAAGTGTTTCGTCTAGTATCGATGAAGAACAATACAACACTTACAAATCTAATTTCCCTTATGATACTAATTATTACTTTGGTATTATGAAAGAATCAAGTTTTAATATTTATGAAGGAGACAAATCTGACTATTCTAAGGATATATTTATCCTTTCTAAGGATGAAATAAAACCAATAACAGAAGTTTCTAAAATCTTAGTAAGTGTTGATATTAATAAAAAATTCTATATTTTCGTTAAGAATAAGGTAGAATAA
- a CDS encoding 2-C-methyl-D-erythritol 2,4-cyclodiphosphate synthase: protein MYKVGFSKDTHNLIPGEGIKIGGIFIDCNVKVESYSDGDVLFHALSESIHGALGLEDLGFYYNESNMTKGFDSVIILNSAMNFLKNENYFISNVDILIELDSPNLKSIKTLIKNNLHKILCIDERNISIKATTSEGNNTSIIKCYSTILIYKKGKENE from the coding sequence ATGTATAAAGTCGGTTTCTCAAAAGATACTCACAATTTAATTCCTGGAGAAGGAATTAAGATTGGTGGTATATTTATAGATTGCAATGTTAAGGTAGAATCTTATAGTGATGGGGATGTATTATTTCATGCCTTATCTGAATCGATACATGGTGCTTTAGGATTAGAAGATTTAGGATTTTATTATAATGAGTCTAATATGACTAAAGGTTTTGATTCAGTTATAATTTTAAATAGTGCGATGAATTTTTTAAAAAATGAGAATTATTTTATATCAAATGTCGATATTTTAATTGAGTTAGATAGTCCAAATTTGAAGTCAATAAAAACTTTAATCAAAAATAACTTACATAAAATTTTGTGTATAGATGAAAGAAACATTTCTATAAAGGCAACTACATCAGAAGGTAATAATACATCTATTATTAAATGTTACTCAACAATATTAATTTATAAAAAGGGGAAAGAAAATGAATAA